atacttactacaatcacaataaagatgcattagaaataaataaaccaagaaacATTGAATGTTACGAGGTGCACTCctaaataataatttacaatttatataagtacattgtaaatcccaaatcctGATTTACaaggtttatatattttttgtgtaAATCATGATTAGGGAGTACTCCTCGTAACATttaagtgtcttggtttgtttatttctggtGCATATTTATtgaacagaatcgcagaagtcaatCAGTGATGCaaactttcactaaacactaagaaaacagaatgtatgatgatctctaagaaggaacagcaatttagacgaatcagtgtgaacagtcaacaaatagaaagagtaaatacatacacctaccttggtacgaacgtcaatgaagaTTGGGATcattccatagaaatcaaatgtaggatagagaaagcaagatctacaTTTCAAGCAATGGctaagttattcaaatgtcatgatttgtcgatacccataaaaatcaggttactatgATGTTATATCTTTAGTGTACTGTTGTATGGACTTGAGTTGTGGACTCTCACAGATGGCACCTGCAAGTAtattgaggcttttgaaatgtggctttatcatcgaatcctgaagatatcttataataaccacattactaatcagagtgttttgctgagaatgcaaaaagaaaaagagctattaatcacaataaaaacagccaaaatcgaatacctcggtcacatcatgaggaaaagtaaaatatattgactgctgcaactaatctttcAAGGATAAGTAGAAGGAAAACGGGGACCAGGAAGGcaaaggatttcctggctgaaaaatctacgtacgtgcttcaacacaacaaccacaaatctttttagagcagcagtgtgcaaagtataGATTGTCATGATGGTTGTCAACATCCGAAACAGATAGgcactacaaaaagaagaagcatctttattgtgattttagtatattTATCTATCAAATAACCTACTATTTATTTAGGCCAATTATCAATAAATACCTGGCTGTAATACTGAAGTAAATAGATAGTATTTGCATGCGTATCTACTATTGCCAATTAATAATCCTGGAATTTCACTCTTTCTCATGATACCTCTTAATGCACTTAGATCAAATATTAAGCCAACATAACTTGACCTTGTTGTTCACCAACAACCAACAACATTCATAATCTCGCTTCTAGAACATGAAAGAGCTACAATTCATTTATGTAATAAGGGCCTGAATAACAAACGTAAGTCTGTACCTGTAATTTGAAATGGGCAACTTCATAAAAACTGGTTATATTCCTATAAAGTAGCATAAAATCTTTGTTGTTTAAGTTATTGCAGCTGATGAAAttcaatattgtaaaattccATTggatttgatataattttatcACATGGCTTTCGTATACTTTCCGGGCGATTTTCTTCTACAATATAAGAAATAAACTCTAAaaattcttcaacttcttcataccaatccaacattttttattgtaatttgaaaaacaaaagaaatatatacctacatattggAAGTACATAAATTGGAAAAAATTATTCAAACAAACCAACAACAAGTTGAGGTTAGAATCGACGTGTTCTTCTTATTTACTCTCTTTCTTGGCTTGCATACTTGTGACAATCGACGTGCGAGGTTCTCCGATTGTGATTACTGAATTACCGTAAAGCCGACAtaatcaacgaaaaaagaagatgaatttggtgacttttcttgggtgtgaatctgtcttctTAGTTTACTCCTCTACGAGAGCTTAATTTCCCGACTCTGCACCCCCCACTACTGTTTATATGTGCACGTATTTAACGAATGGCGGGAAGTTTGAAAATGGCCATGACCAACCAGCtagagcaatctaaccttacacTTACATTTATAAAAgtgttttgttattgtttttgtataagtgaACTATTTTAATTTTGTCAAATTTACGTTTTATATTAGTAAAATGTATCCTTAGAATTTGAGGAACAATTTAGTGATGATGAaagaataatatattttttaaataacgctTGAACCTGTACCATACAAGAACGAAAAAAGTTATGAAAGAATTTGATgataacaaatttttattaatgtttatagTTTCCATAAAAATACTGTGAGATAATTTATACAAGAGCTGGTCCCTGGTTTCCATTATGTAATTCTTTAGTAAGTATAGGTAACCTTCCTTTCATGAAAATACATGTTATGATACTTTTTGCTTGATATTTATATCTAATGGAATTTTTTTAGGTAGGTATGATGAGCCTAATATCACAGATCAAGTTTTAATAACATTAAAAACTTATATTATGAgttgtttttatttattgtatgGTTTTGGTGGTATACCTATACAAAACAACTACTGAAAGATTTATAAAACCCATGAAGTACTGGCAGATAACATAGTTGTTGATATTGATAGAGAATATGTTAACACAGAAGATATTCCATTTATGAGTACTAATCTATAAACATGTtataaaatactataaaatttaacatttataataaatatttaaacctttgttttattgtatttaGTTTATATTCTTAATATACACTTTATGTTGAACATGTCTTTAATTGAATATTCTAATTTTCAATCAGAAATATATCCTCATAACAAATTCTAAACTGATCCACAATGTCTGAAACATGGTTCGTTtatgaaaatttattgttttCACTGTATTCGTTCACTCAACCATTCTCTCCAATTCTTTCTCTTTTGCCAGTCCCTTACTGCAGATTTATTCTTTCCATTGCTTGGTCCACTTTATCTCTTCTGAAAGATCTTCgagtctgcctctcttccttcttcctatcagGCTCCACTCTTTTATCCAATGTTTTTTGCCTGATCTCCTGACCTGTCCGTAACAGattaatctcttctgttctatGCAATCTTATATTTGAGTTCattcccattcttttcttaatctctgTGTGATTTATTCTATTTCTTCTTGTTACTCTACAGCTTCTGCTTAGGAATTCCGTCTCtattgctcttattttgtttttggttttcttatttattatccgATTTTCACATCTGTAAATCAGGATAggtacttcttgtcatggtgttatatgtttcttttttgtttgttcacttgttcctttgtttgatataaTGAAACCTGAATACTTTTATttgtctgttcctttgatttTTTGACCTTTGTCTATTTGCAGCTGCTCTATTTCTGTATTCTCTTTTGTTaggtattcaattttttttaggtcTATTTCCATTCCATTATTTGTGTATTGCTGTTCCAGTTTTTTCATCAAAAAGCCGAGGTCATATTCATCCTGTGCGATCACTATTTGATCAGCAGTAAAACTTAGCATATATAAAGGTATTTGTTTCTTGCTGGTATTcccattccttcgcactttcttttccatggtttcagggtTTTTTACTGCAGGGTAGATGATAGCAGTTCTTTTGTAGTTTTAAATGGACTGTCCATATATagatatgtatatattatttgtaAAAGCATGTgatcagtttttttatttttaatgatctGGAATTCTTGAAAAGTAATGtccattttgttgtttatttctaAATCGGAAAAAGATTTCCTTTTCAGAATTCATCtttttggaataaaaacaaataatatcAAAACTCAATCAAAATAATTCACAATAATAATGGTAGAGACACTCAAAAAATTTTCCGGGTAGaacgtaattttttaataattatttatttataaagcagTAAAATGCCACCTGTTAAATTTGAACAGTTATTTCATTATTATTTCAGttcttcaaaaaatttaaagaaagtTTCAATATAATAATTATTGGTAAGTAGGTATTTCGTATATTTTTCAAAAGTaggtataataaatataaatgttaTGTTATAAGTGCCTATTAGTGTTTACGTTTACCAAATAAAGTTAGGTAAGTCCAAATTCATAGAACGTCAAACTGTTCTTAGAGCTTAGTTGGTGGGGGGTGCCTAGTCAGGAAAATAAGCTCTCGTCAAAATCAATCTTGGCCGAGAAAAGCCGAAGACTCGTTTATAAAACAGAACGTGCTCTTGAGCAATACGTCACAGACATATAAAAGTATTCAGGTGTCAttatatcaaacaaaggaacaactgaacaaacaaaaaagaaacataatatataacaccatgacaagaagAACCTATTATGACTTACAAATGTaaaaattggataataaataagaaatccaaaaacaaaataagagcaattGAGATgtaattcctaaggagaagctgcagagtaacaagaagagatagactaaataacatacatattaagaaaagaatgggaatGAACTCAAATATAAGATTACATAGAACAGAAGATATTAATCTGTTACGGACAGGTCAGGAGATCAGGCAAAAAACATTGGATAAAAGAGTGGAGCctgataggaagaaggaagagaggcagactcGAAGATCTTTCAGAAGAGATAAAGTGGACCAAGCAATGGAAAGAATAAATCTGCAGTAAGGGACTGGCAAAAGAGAAAGAATTGGAGAGAATGGTTGAGTGAACGAATAAAGTGaaaacaataaattttcataAACGAACCACATTTCAGACATTGTGGATCAGTTTAGAATTTGTTATAAGGATATATTTCTGATTGAAAATTAGAATATTCAATTAAAGACATGTTCAACATAAAGTGTATATTAAGAATATAAATTAAacacaataaaacaaaggtttaaatatttattataaatgttAAATTCTATAGTATTTTATAGCATGTTCATAGATTAGTACTCATAAATGGAATATCTTCTGTGTTAACACATTCGCTATCAATATCAACAACTACATTATCTGCCAGTACTTCATGGGTTTTATAAATCTTTCAGTAGTTATGTTTTGTATAGGTATACCACCAAAACcatacaataaataaaaacaacTCATAATATAAGTTATTAAAACTTGATCTGTGATATTAGGCTCATCATACCTACCtaaaaaaaattcttattagaTATAAATATCAAGCAAAAAAGTATCATAGCATGTATTTCCATGAAAGGAAGGTTACTTATACTTACTGAAGAATTACATAATGGAAACCAGGAACCAGCTCTTGTATAAATTATCTCACAGTATTTTTATGGAAACTATAAaccttaataaaaatttgttatatatcATCAAATTCTTCCATAACTTTTTTCGTTCTCGTATGGTACAGGCTCAagcgttatttaaaaaatatattattcttTCATCATCACTAAATTGTTATCAAATTCTAAGGATACATTTTATTAATATAAAACGcaaatttgataaaattaaaataattcactaatacaaaaacaataacaaaacacTTTCAtatatgaaaatgtaaggttagattgctcaTTGCTCTGGCTGGTTAGTCATGGCCATTTTCAAACTTCCCGCCATTCTTTAAATACGTTCACAAATAAACAGTAGTGGGGGGTGCAGAGTCGGGAAATAGATCACATGCCATAAGCAGGGTTACCATGTCTAGGGATTTTCCCCGAATCTAGGGATTTTTTCAAGCTTTTGGAGCTCTGGAGGGATTTTTTTTGGAATCTAGGGATTTATTAGACTGTGCTAGCGccattttttgttgttattaaatatctttttgttcaaatattattattattgtcattatttattGTTCCCTGACATAAATATTCCTAagtaaacattaaaacattaCCTAATCAATGATTAAAGTGGATTAAACATAGTGTTTAATAGGTTATAAATTAAATTGACAGCTGTCATctgtcaatttcttcttttttaggtGACATTAATACGATTTAGGGATTTCTAGGGGAAATTGAAGCTCCCGTCTAGGGATATTCTGAAATTTCATCTGGCAACCCTGGCCATAAGTCAGTTAAAAAAATATCCGTAAGGGGCGCTTACATCGAGGTTTGGTATTAAATCCTAACCTCATATTATTGAGATATATATTTCAATACATTTTTGCGTATTTTCAGCCATAGTTTCATAGTGtttaaaatttgtgaaatttgtgagttattttaatatttcgTTTGAACATTTTTGGATAATGGATATTTCAACGTTGAAGAAAAAGTTATCATCACTTGGTGCCAAAACAACTTGAAAGACGGTAAGTAAACCTAGTATACATTTTGTTTCTGCTCTATactattttgtgttttttgtataTAGTTTATGGTTATGGCAAGAAAAGAACTTGGGTGcttctttattaaatttaaagaAGCCTGAACTTAAAACGCCAATACCCTGTCCTAGTCATGCTGTTTTTAAACCCCTTGCAACAAATTCATTTAAAGggctaaaaataattaataaagcCAGCATAGACTTTTTTTTTCAACAGCAAATGGCTAAAAAGGGCAAAGAAAAGGGTCGAATATTGGCAATGCAGTTATTTATTAAGTATACCCAAATTGCTGAGGACAAAGATTTGTTGTTCATTTTAAGCAAGTGCTGTGCGGAGCAAAAAAAAACAGCAGATTATAACTTGGAGATGGTTATTAGAAAAAACAAATTGGAAATTTGCCAGTCATCTTGCAGCTGCCCTGCTGGCACTGGATATTCTGCGGCTTGCAAACATATCGGAGCCTTGTGTTTCTCTTTGGAACATTTTTCTATAACAGGTAAACTTTCAAACTGtcttttttaaatatgtttttaatgGCTGTGTTAGTGTTAAACTAACGTTCTAGTGTTCATTTTTATCTTTTAGGAAAAGTACAAGAACTGGTGTCGTGTACATCAGAAAGTAAGACATGGAATAAGCCTCCTGGAAGGGGAATTACCCACATGTCAATATTCCAAATAAACAATGTAGAAAAGACAAATGTTTCCCAATCACAGGCATATACGGACCACATAATTAATTCTTTAATTAACAGAAATATATTTTGCAATTTAACAAATAGTAGAGAGGTTGTCAACTTGGCCCATGATATTGATCATTCGTACACACATATGCATGATTCAGTTGGGTGAGTATctttgcatatttttaaattggaaagAAAAAATGTAAGGTGCTAGGTACTAtaagagtataagtcataaaaatACCATTGAATTTTATAGTTAATAAGGTATTATCAAAATAgaaagtaaaatagttaattactacAGTTATGAATCATATTTCATCACCATTTTGATATTTAGTTGTAATAGTTATTTCAGCAGTGGTAATAAAACATCTGAAGAGTCGTTTTTAAAACtgtcatttttgacttatactctaATCATGATACATAGCTCGATAGAAATACCAAATGTTGCTTTATAATAGCATATAGGGCTGGATCCTgagtaccaaaaaaagttgattaatagcaagctgaaaatttgttaatatgttaacggtgtctagtaggacaaaccttgatctatgggaacactggaacaggggaagttttaattgtggaacaggttaaaaatttggaacatcagactacgaaaatgtcccatgtattttgtcggacagaacttccaattgatttgttgccccttcattaaactctcatgcaaaaatcagactgctatttatcaccaacgtCATTTGGTGAACAACGAAcatgacatgttctacgtgtcaaacttattaaaatgcctagttggtgataaatagcagtgtctgatttttgcatgagagtttaatgaatgggtaacaaatcaattggaagttctttcCGACAAAAAAGtgggacgtttttgtagtctgacgttccaaatttttaacctgttccccaattaaaactcccctgttccagtgttcccatacatcaaaatttgccctactagacacccttaagctattaacaaattttcagcttgctattaatcaatgtttttttggtatgtgggatccagacctaatatattgtttatcAGTCTTGATTAAATGATGAACAATTCATATGAACATATTATGTTCATATGAATTGTTTTAACAGTTGTTCaattttttagttatgttaatggCATTAAAAAAACTGAAGATAAAATGCAAATCCATGAATTTGATCTACAATCAAAACCTGGACCAAGTAAAGAGAGGTTGTAATTGGGAAATTATAATATTGGTATTTGTATTAAtgtttggtttatttttttttttagtgtAAGTACTGATTTAACTGCTTTTGCTTGTCGTGAAGAGAGTCTCAACAATTTGGACTTAAAGCATAGGTTGGTGATGGTAACCAGTACAATATATTAACAAAATATTTAGAAGacttctggacctcggaggtaaactacactatgggtcggtttcaccaacaaaaaaTAAATCGGTGAATAGTTATTCGTCGAATAAGATTTATTAGTCAATTAAATTTTATTGCGTTTCAATAACTATTTGTAATCCACAGTTAGTTATTCCTGGTGCTATGGATGCCATACAGTTGTTACAACCACATACTGCTATGGACATTCCTGGTACGTCCCAACCACCTCCTGCTATGGACATCCCCAGTAAGTCCCGAGCACCTCCTGTGATGGATGTCCCTAGTACGTCCACCGGTTTAACACCAATTATAATACAaggtaataatataattttaaacaCTATAAATCCCAGTCACAACATTCAGTTTAAGGGTCCGAGAAGCTAGCTATATTCTGTTCGCTAAACTCTGACACAACTGGCTATTAATTTTAGTATGTAATGTTTTtctttttggccaattttgccaaaactagcaaaattactaactatttagtaattattaactatttagtaatttttttttgccaattttagcaaattggcaaaattacttatgCCCAGTTGCACCAACAGACTCTAAATCAACTGATTTGCTAACTGTCAATCAAGTTTACACCATCAGTTTCTAGGTTTCTACCTTATATTTCTGTATATAAGTTCTGTGTATAAGTGAGCTGATATAATGGTCTATGTTGGTTAATGATAATGCACGAGGATATCAATGTTCTATGATTAAAAACCATTTGAACAtcatcaaaaagaaaaattttattatttcaatactaaaattttagatctACATAATAAAAATATCTACATTCACCAATATGAGTATAATATAACCTATAGTCTTACCAAGGCCatatgtattttttaatgttttgatAGCAGATACTGTAATGAAACTCTAGGATCTCTATTATATTTGGGTTTCTTTAACTAAAATTACTTATTTTGTAATCTAATATttatacttttttaaaatgtatataatgAGTACATAGATACCTATATTTGCATAATTTTGACTATTAGATTACAACACAAATATCAGTTGGTGATACTAAAACATTTAATAAGGAAATATATCTCTATTAAAtattaagaaagaaaaaataaatatgagtaaaatatatttttttaaagtaacAACTTTTCAGGTAGGTTCTTCTTAATTGCTGTCTTGCAATCAAAGGTTGGACATAGGTATATAGGAAAAATAATAACACAAGCGGTGggaaacatattaagttgtgagacaAAGAGAAATGAAACTAGCGAAGGtggaaaatttagcgataaaaacctataaatttatattctatttattgtttcccacctttagtcatatcggatgagtttggcaactgccattgtgactgttttaatttttaatgataaCAATTAATAATGATAacaattattagaagaatgtaaatttatagttATTTATTTCTAAATAAATTTCTctcctccactagtttcatttctttttatctcacaactcaatatctatgtttttcatcttttgcgttattttgccggttattagcgagcTCATCACTGGATATATATTAAAGGAGACATATTTTTAATTCAGGGCTATTCAACGCTTTTCATTTGTTTCGGGCACTTGTCATATGccatataatattaatacatcTACATCATATATTATTGGtaggtcatcatcatcatccaaccaatttacgtccactgctggacataggtctcccccaattgtttccacacttcacggttttgtgctgatttttgccagtttttactaatccgcctgatatcatctgtccatcgtgtaggcggccttcctctacttcgtttatcttctcttggtctccactccatcagccttcgtgcccatcttgaatctttcagcctggcgacgtgtcctgcccagttccatttgagcctggtgatacgttctacaacatctgcgataccggttgtttgtctgagatcttcatttcttattttatcccgtagagttacgcccagcatggatctttccatgcgcctttgagcaacccgcattttcgacgctgttgccttggttagagtcagtgtctctgctccatatgtcattaccggtagcacacattggtcaaacacttgtctttttaaaccgatcggtatactgctcctaaatatgtctctcagagctccgtaggctgcccaagcaagagttaatcttcttaAACCTGGTAGGTATATACCAATTATACATACCAAAGATGTGCGACAtatatagattaatattatatgacaTTTAACAAGTACccaaaacaaatgagaagcgttgaataGCCTATTGGGAAATTGAGTAAACAcacattttaaataattttattattaaagtttattatacaaataataaaaattcattgttttttgcaGATGAGAAAGATTCATTGCAGCAAGGTGGGCCAGCAGCTGCAAAAACAACAAAAGGCAGTAAAAGGAAATGTCCTTCATGCGAGGAAATGCAGGACAATAAAAATCTTGTATTAGataaaaaattagaaattttggaaattgtgAGGAGAAAGGAATTggttgaattaaaattaaaagaaatagaACTGAAATCAAAAGATCCGAATTGGAATCCAAATTGGAATTAATAAATATTATGCTTCATACCTTGGAAAATGTGCTTTAATATTCTTTATACAGGCTAATCCCTATGCATAAGTATTAgtataaattgtataaaatatataaaaacacgctgtattttcctgtcactcacacaaaaaattggccagcgcaagtacctgtaataattattgttacatgtacttgcactggacaattttctttatgacacggtgacaggaaaatacagcgtgttttatatgttcgttcatagGTATTCTTTTTGcagttaaattttaaatataaatgtgAACATCCTACACTATGTCTAACAACGATCAAAAATATAAGCAGCAACAACGTATATcataatatacagtcggaaaaatgaaagaatacccatgaacgatcacatcaaccacttattttgtatttgctgtcgaTGGTGAAACCGGCCCTATGTCGACATGTTGTTGTTTGAATAAGTTCCTTTTATTCACTTTtgttattagttggattatataaattggttatatattatcattaaaacatggtcatattgtctttcaaccaattattggatatataagatttttattaaTATCCTCAGTTctttaaactttgttgcaaacacatgCTAAACGCAGTTGCTCAAAATGACAGTGtatgtagtttacctccgagatCCAGAATTGATATGAATTGTTATGTcaattaatttttgtttattattcaCAGACTGGAAGACTTGATGGATGTAATTCTTACGCACTCCAATGAAAGTGTCACTTTGAAGTGTCTTCCCGACTGGAGTATTGAGAAAAAATGTTGCCAAATAATATATAACAAAATGAGTAATGTGGATATAAAAAGTGTGGCGATTGAATCTATGGGTAACAGAAAATTGTGGAATAAAGAAAGACAGTTTAGAATAAGTGGTTCTCGGTGCTATTCTTTATATACTTATTCTAAAGAAAATTGGAACGATAAGATCCAGAAATATTTTTGGCCAAAAGGATTTTCAAACAAGTgtgttatataatatattacttGCTTGCATTTTAAAGTGTTACACATTTTATTTTAGAGCTATGCAATATGGAATCTCAACTGAGGAGGAGGCAAGATTATGCTATATAAAGAGTACTGGATACACAGTGGAAGAAACTGGTTTCATTATTGCCAAGAAACATCAGTGGTTGGGATATTCTCCAGACGGAATAATAATGAAGGATGGTAGacctcataaactacttgaaataAAATGTCCTGTTATTGGTAATATTTTTACTGTAcctatatttatatatttagagtatataaaaatatctatatatgtacatatatagatatttttattattatattttttttataattttaaggTCAAACCAAAAATTCAGCAGCGTTAATTGTTGATTGTGATTACCTTCAGATTGAAAAtcataaagttattttaaaacgGAAACACCCATATTATGGACAAATCCAGTTGGGAATGGCTATTCTTAATTTGGCAGAATGTGATTTCGTTGTCTATTCAAAATTTTCAAATTCTTTTGCCAATATTGTTACACCATTTgataaa
This genomic window from Diabrotica virgifera virgifera chromosome 1, PGI_DIABVI_V3a contains:
- the LOC126889059 gene encoding uncharacterized protein LOC126889059, whose protein sequence is MDAIQLLQPHTAMDIPGTSQPPPAMDIPSKSRAPPVMDVPSTSTGLTPIIIQDEKDSLQQGGPAAAKTTKGSKRKCPSCEEMQDNKNLVLDKKLEILEIVRRKELVELKLKEIELKSKDPNWNPNWN
- the LOC114327559 gene encoding uncharacterized protein LOC114327559, encoding MAKKGKEKGRILAMQLFIKYTQIAEDKDLLFILSKCCAEQKKTADYNLEMVIRKNKLEICQSSCSCPAGTGYSAACKHIGALCFSLEHFSITGKVQELVSCTSESKTWNKPPGRGITHMSIFQINNVEKTNVSQSQAYTDHIINSLINRNIFCNLTNSREVVNLAHDIDHSYTHMHDSVGYVNGIKKTEDKMQIHEFDLQSKPGPSKESVSTDLTAFACREESLNNLDLKHRLEDLMDVILTHSNESVTLKCLPDWSIEKKCCQIIYNKMSNVDIKSVAIESMGNRKLWNKERQFRISGSRCYSLYTYSKENWNDKIQKYFWPKGFSNKAMQYGISTEEEARLCYIKSTGYTVEETGFIIAKKHQWLGYSPDGIIMKDGRPHKLLEIKCPVIGQTKNSAALIVDCDYLQIENHKVILKRKHPYYGQIQLGMAILNLAECDFVVYSKFSNSFANIVTPFDKIFANSLLEKLQRIYFSKMIHQICIAEKEQME